One Leptospira andrefontaineae genomic window, TGAAAAAGAAAATAGGATTTCGTATCAATCCCAAAGGACTTCTTCTAATGGTAGATTTTGTTTCCAGGCGGAATACGGACCGACTTCTGATGTCTTTCAGGCTAAGAAGGGAAGTCTGGATTATTGGTTAACCGAGAGATATTGTTTGTATGCTAATCATAAAAATTCTCTCTATAGATGTGAGATTTTACATGAGCCTTGGCCTTTACAAAAAGCAGATGCAAACATTATCCAGAATACAATGGCTGATCTAGAAGGGATCCGACTTCCGAATGTAAAACCAATATATCATTTTTCTAAAAAGATAGAAGTACTGACCTGGGATTTGGAAAAGGTTTAAGAAACAATTCTATTTCTAAATTCTATCCATTCGTTTGAAAGTCTGTCTGAAAAATCAGTATCTTTGTATTTCTCATAAAACTGTTTTTCTCCCAGATCCAAAAATGTTCCCGGGAAAATTTTTCCGCCGAGACGATTTTGAGCGGAAAGTTTACGGAACGTATCTGCCAAATCGTAAGGGCGGTTCGGCTCCAGATCGGACAGACATTCTGCTTTCATCCAGGAAAGTCCCAGATAAAAATACCCACCTGGTGCAAATTGGACATGGCCCTCTTCAAGGCTGAGTCTCCTGTATGTTGCATTTTCTGGGATTTTAGATAAGTATAATATACAATCGAATAGCTCTTTATCTTTTTCAGTCGGCCAAGGATTAAAGCCTGGCTCCGGAAAAAGGATAAAATCAGGATTTAAAACTAAGAAGTTATCTCGCTTGTTCCAAAAATTTTCGATCCCTGTGCGAATTCCTCCGCCAGTTCCTAAAATTTCAGGGGTTTCCAAGGAGAAGTGTAACTGAAAGTCTTGAAAACCTTTTAACTCTTCCTGTATCTTTTCTCCGAAATAATGCAGGTTTAGGATACCGTCAGTTATTCCCCAGGATTTAGCATGAAATAGAGAATAATAGATAAGAGGAATATTATTTATTTTTAAAATAGGTTTGGGAAGATTTTTTGTCCATTCCCCCATCCTGGTCCCGAAACCTGCACATGGAAAGAATGCTTTCATTTTAGAGTTTTTCCAAGAATCGAGTATTGTCTGATAATTCTTTTTTTAGTAGATGAAAGAATAAGAACAATTGGTCCGGAAAAAGTCCTACTTGTACGATCTCTAATAGATTATCTAAACAATTTAATACACTTTGTCTGTACTTGTCCTGTTTTTTCTCTGCCACAAGCATGAAATAAGATCCAAGCGCTTT contains:
- a CDS encoding NTP transferase domain-containing protein, giving the protein MKAFFPCAGFGTRMGEWTKNLPKPILKINNIPLIYYSLFHAKSWGITDGILNLHYFGEKIQEELKGFQDFQLHFSLETPEILGTGGGIRTGIENFWNKRDNFLVLNPDFILFPEPGFNPWPTEKDKELFDCILYLSKIPENATYRRLSLEEGHVQFAPGGYFYLGLSWMKAECLSDLEPNRPYDLADTFRKLSAQNRLGGKIFPGTFLDLGEKQFYEKYKDTDFSDRLSNEWIEFRNRIVS